The Impatiens glandulifera chromosome 3, dImpGla2.1, whole genome shotgun sequence genome contains a region encoding:
- the LOC124928692 gene encoding LOB domain-containing protein 21-like — MKATTSQVARSSSSCAACKFLKRKCTDACLFAPYFRSDEPKKFAKVHKVFGASNVGKILAEVPEDRREDAANSLVYEAEVRLSDPVYGCIGAIALLQQRMMELQQDLAVARGKLENCAAAARLAAADEYCQSNNNNYYNNVQNVVGGDYGYGSSSYLGFTEGFDWSELGSDQIGIGLISDGFGQIPFPL; from the coding sequence ATGAAAGCTACTACAAGTCAAGTCGCCCGCTCAAGTTCATCATGCGCGGCCTGCAAGTTTCTCAAACGGAAATGCACAGACGCTTGTCTATTCGCTCCTTACTTCCGTTCCGACGAGCCTAAGAAGTTCGCTAAAGTTCATAAGGTCTTCGGCGCCAGCAACGTCGGAAAAATCCTTGCTGAAGTTCCCGAGGACCGACGCGAGGACGCGGCTAATTCTCTCGTCTACGAGGCTGAGGTTAGACTAAGCGATCCTGTTTATGGATGCATCGGCGCTATTGCTCTCTTGCAGCAGAGGATGATGGAGCTCCAGCAAGATCTGGCTGTCGCAAGAGGCAAACTGGAGAATTGCGCCGCCGCCGCTAGATTGGCCGCCGCCGACGAGTATTGTcaatctaataataataattattataataatgtacAGAATGTTGTTGGCGGTGATTATGGTTATGGTTCTTCGTCTTACCTTGGATTTACGGAAGGCTTCGATTGGAGTGAATTGGGATCGGATCAAATTGGTATTGGTTTGATATCGGATGGATTTGGTCAAATTCCATTTCCTTTATAA